gttttatttaaaacattgaGGAGTCATTATGGCAAACTtccgaaaaattcaatattttggacCTCATGTTTTTCAAGTAGATACaaaacaattgtttttttttttttttttaaatcagcttGGGAGTCTAGATAGGTATGCACGCTAATTTTTATACCAACATTGGATGacaaattgaaattctttcatCGATGAATGATTTTAatcacatgaaaaataatttataacttTTACTGCAGtaggatttttgacaaatcgGTAGGAACTTGAATGAATTTCTTTCAATAagtattaataattaataataactAAAGTGAAGAATTCAAGCATACAATTAGTGAAATTTTGTTACGTTCTCGTGTTAATTAAATATGGATGTTACTTTTAACGTACTTTCGCGAAGCTGACATAATGTTTGAATATCAGAGAACGTGAATAACTCGATGTTAATAAACCTGTACTGTTTCAAAGTAATAGTTGAGCATCATTACACGAGAATCTATAACAATACTTCtaaatacctatacttttaggcgaagattttatttttaaaaaacgtagataatcaaaaattgatacgataaaaagtacaaaaaaatttatttgtactATACCTTTATATAAAacaattatgtaaaaaaaaatggaatacaaCAATCTTTAAAATAATAcgcaagaaaataataaattaattaaaaataggtacaataaaagtaaaattttgtcatcttagtaattcgacgaaaaaaatatatataacatTATACAACTCGGTTTATAACACAaccatatttttggaaaaaaaattataaataggtaatatCTATAGGTATTACGACGTAAAACTGTAAATTATTCagacttttctttttcatttggTTCTACATAGGGCACTTCTGGTATATGATGACTTCCGTCTCCATGTTTCGCCATCGTCTTATGCACTAAATCTTTGGAGGGAGTTTTCATATCGTAAGCCCatccaattttggagaaaaaatccaaccaCATGGTAGTAATGTTGAATTTATAATCGCCCAATTCGGCAGCTTTATAATCCCAGGGGAAAACATGATGATAATTGTGCCAACCTTCGCCCATGGCTACAATAGCTACGCCAATATTTTCAGCTGGCATGATTCGTCTGTAACACaaagtcagaaaattttcattacgtaAATATATTTCGAGAACCTATCGAGTTTATTAAATAGATAACTCAAAGAGAGGAGGGATTTGTagatgagaaataatttttttttttcaatttgtcgttatataatttttgtttgtacGTTTGCGCGTTGCCGACTGCCGAGGAATTTTCACGTCCTTGTCGAGTATTTATTCTATTAATGCTTACATTCAATTTAAAGAatacttataaattttttctttttcaattggCAGGTATTCTCGACgaaatgttttttgtttattttaactTTTTAATGTATGCAAGCACGTAGACTtcattttaaataggtacatgaCTTGCGGTATTTTAAatgtgtactcgtactcgtaggtactcgtagtatacCTATGGATTTGAATAACACGACCAACATAGTAGTTACGTACTTATCGTATGGCTTTTGTCCCCATATATGAGCTACACTATTGACGGACcaagtaaaattcaaattcaatacgTAACGAACGAACGCTTGCGAAGAAATTGCATATTTCCACGATTCATCCCATCCGTAGACTGGCACGAGTACTGGAATAATGAAGCAACATAGCAACTTGAAATATATGAAATACCTGGAAATACATGAAAATCTCGATAGgttaattgttttaaaaattataatatcgAAGTAAGTGTACgtacaaaagaaaaattcagaatAAGCTTTCCTagtctaatttcaattttcattattattattatttttcattaaaaacaagtaaataggtaagtaagtattaagtttttttttttttttaataaaatggtttttaaatttattttcaattcaccaatagaaattggcaaatttattataatttcatactacctacataatatgtttACAATATTCTCAACTTACTTGGTGTGAAAAGCTAATAAAGGGTCACCGGTAATATCACTCATATCGACCATTTTTCCTTTTCGAAGCACCTCAGGATGCTTCTTTTGCATAAGCCATCCGACGtgtgaaaagaaaaatccaCGCTTAGAATTATGAGGATCTGCGTCCGTTTCGCTGAATTTATGATGGACTCTATGGTCTCTAAcccaatcaaaaattgagttctgAAACGTCATCGGAAAACgttaaatttcacgaaaaattttccaagttaaAGCATAAATCATTACTTCGTATAGGTACCTGACCAGCAGTCGAATAGCAGTatagtaaaaataattgtaacGGTAATTTGGCTTTGTACGAACGATGAGACCATAATCTATGAGCTCCGGCTGTGATACCAAAACCGCCGATGCCACCAATGACGAATCCTGCGGAAGAAATAGAATTTATATCGTGTAAATAATtattacctaataattttttatatgtatgagCATTCGGTATCTACTATTTAAACACTGTGGCACTAACTATTTACGTATAACTTTTGAACAATGTGAATAATAAGAGATTATGTTTCTTTCGGTGATTGCGCCTGGAATTGTACAAAGTAGGCAACTTATACTCAACTTCTGAACGCGTTTCGCAATCGCAACTGACGATAGCTAACGAATCATTTGAAATACCCACTCTGTGAAGTCAGAAGCGAGCTGGAACTTTACTGAAGAGTGTACCGGGAAAAGAACCGGATAGCAGACGATACTATGAAGTTTACTTaaaccgaaaaaatttgatcgcaGTTGGAAAAGTTCGCAATAGGTaatattctttttctttttgagaGGATGGGAAGAGAGGAAAGGCGGAAAGAAAAATAGCTAACTAATAATAAGATATGTCTTAGACGTCTGTCGTCGTTGaagttttatgtaggtagtgtTTTCTCAAAACAGAGAAGATTATATAATTTGATGTGtctagtacctaatttttttttttttttttcagaaatcgatggaaaatttaattaaaatgataaactcagataagaaatttaaaatgtttcaattattcagttaggtaggtatttaggtaATTGTACTCCGGTGTATTATTTCAAAACGAGCAGATAAAAGAAGAATTCTAATGAGCAGATCCTTGAACTCagaaatacatatttacttGTAGTAGGTTATACAGAAGACTCCTTTCAATATATCgttaccaaaaattcatttttttgtacccatccatattttttttttttaaatcaaaaattcgcatttgAATGacaaatttacaattattttgcGATAGACAACTGCTAAAGACGGCCGACAGGTTATTCAATAAGCAACGTGAATAAAGTTACagatgaagaattgaaga
The sequence above is a segment of the Planococcus citri chromosome 3, ihPlaCitr1.1, whole genome shotgun sequence genome. Coding sequences within it:
- the LOC135840145 gene encoding acyl-CoA Delta-9 desaturase-like, with the protein product MPPNNSESIIMNAKPENSELDFLEVSGLVSTKSEPKEETTESKRQPIIWINVVLITLFHLFATYAFFAYIFRIKLITIAWGFVIGGIGGFGITAGAHRLWSHRSYKAKLPLQLFLLYCYSTAGQNSIFDWVRDHRVHHKFSETDADPHNSKRGFFFSHVGWLMQKKHPEVLRKGKMVDMSDITGDPLLAFHTKYFIYFKLLCCFIIPVLVPVYGWDESWKYAISSQAFVRYVLNLNFTWSVNSVAHIWGQKPYDKRIMPAENIGVAIVAMGEGWHNYHHVFPWDYKAAELGDYKFNITTMWLDFFSKIGWAYDMKTPSKDLVHKTMAKHGDGSHHIPEVPYVEPNEKEKSE